The Bacteroides ovatus genomic interval GCTTCGTTACAAAGTGTACAGACGGATATTTCCACATTGAAGACACTGACAGATGCTTTATCTCAAAATAAATCAATCGCTTCTGTATTGGAGAATGAAGACGGAAGTTATACAATTAAGTTTTCAGATAAGACAGAAGTAACTATTCGTAATGGTGAAAATGGGGAGGATGCTCCGCAAATAACCGTGATAAAGAACGAAGAGGATGGTATCTATTATTGGGGAATAACTAGTATAGACGGTAAAAAGACATTCTTGAAAGATGGAGAAGGAAAAATGATGCCTGTAACGGCTGCCGCTCCTAAGATTCGCATTAATACGAATACGAAAGAATGGGAGATTTCTACGGACGGTGGAAAGACTTGGGAACCTACCGGTGTTTACGCATCTGGAGAAGGAACGGGAGATACCTCTCTTTTTAGTGGAGTTAGTCAGGATGATGATTATGCGTATTTTACTCTGAAAGATGGCACAATATTAAAGTTGTCGAAATCTAAGGAACTGAAATGTGATATATTGTCCGGAAAGCAATACTTTACGAATGGTGAGGAGAAATTGATTTCAGTTGAAATGAGTGGAATTTCGAAATATACCGTAACAAAACCTGATGGTTGGAAAGCTTCCCTGACAGGAAAAGGACTGACTATTACTGCTCCTGTGGCAGAAAATCAGTATGCGGAGACGAGTGGCAAAGTAGCTATAATGGCTGTTGCATCTAACGGACAGAGTATTATCGCAGAGATTCCCGTAATCATAGGGGATGCTCCTATAGTTATATCTACTGTGGGGCAGACAGTTTCTACTACTTTGACGAATGGCATAGAAATGTATTATTTGGGAGTATTGGAAATCAATGAATATAGTGCAGAGAGTGTGGCTGAATTAGTGAACGGATATACTGCCCGTATGTATATGAAGACAGAACCTCTTGATAAAATGCCATTGGCAGAACTGATAGGTAAGGATCCTGAAGCCGGAAAGACATATATGATTTGGGCAGTGCCCCCATTTGAGGCAGGTAGTGTATGTTTGCCTGACGATGTGATTGCTACTGTGATTAAGATAGCTCCGACTGTAGAACTAAAGATTTCGAATATTACGTTTGAAGGTGCAACGGTTTCTGCAATTAGAAAGGGCTGTGACGTTTTTTATACAGGGATTTTAGATAAGTCTAATTATTCACCAGAAGGGGTTATTGACGATTTGGCTTATGGTGGCGGAACTAAACAGTATTCGGATTATAATGGGCCATTGGAGGGAAAAGTGCTAGATTTTCTTCCGAAAGTAATACCGGGAACAACATACGTACTTTGGGCTATTCCTTATAAAGAAGAAAAGGGGTATAGAACAGAAGAGCTGGTAGCGGTGGAGATTCCCGTTCCTGCGTTGACGTATGACGGAACAGCGACCATAAATATTAGTGGTGTTGTTACTACAGTTTCAAGTGTAAGTGCGACCATTACTCCCGGAACTGACTGTTATAAGTTCTATTATTCTTATATGAAAGAACAGACTTTGGCAAATTATAGCACTGACAAAGAGGTTATTTCCTATCTTATTAAAAATGGTGATTCTTCCAAAGAGGCAAAAAACTTTGAAAGAGCTTCTTTAGAACCGGGAACAAAAGGCTTTTTTATTGCAGTAGCATTAAATGACAAAGGACAACTCGGGGCGTTAGTCAAAGTACAGGCTGATTCCAAGGAAATATCTTATAATTCTTCTATTTCGGTGGATGTGGCAATAGAGGCAGGAACCGTGTCTGCGACTTTAACGCTGACTCCGACCGGAAATCCGGTGAAATTCCGTTATGTCCACATGAAATTGAGTGATTTCAAAAGCTATCCGTATTGGGGAAATGAAGAAACAGTAAAGCAAGCATTGATTATGAATGATAATGTTACTGAAATTGTTGCTGCTGAACTGAAGAATCATCAACTGGTGATTGAGGATATTGCATTTAATTCAGAATATGTACTGTTCATGATAGCAGTTGATGCTGATGGTAATCCTTCTTCGAGTGTAACAAAGAAGGAATATACAAGTGCAAAGCCGACTTATGTGCGAAAAGAAAGGGATGCCGATTTGTGGAATGCCAGTGTTCCGGAAGTAACAATTGACAAGATAGAAAAAGACAAATTCTACACCGTTTCTTATACTGTGAAACCGAAGTCTGCCTGTAAAGTCTTTTATGTATTTGCGGGACCGGCAGATTACCTGACTGGTATGTATGATGAACAAATCAGGTATGTGATGCAAAATGGTGTAAAACAAACAACAACTTATTCGGGAAGTACTTATGGAACATTGCCAACTAATATCAATGTTACCTGGATAGATGAAGAAGGACGTTTTTACGAGGTTTCTAAAACTGTAGTAGATGCTCCGACGCAATAATTTTAATTTCTAATTTAATAAAATAATAGATGAAAAACTTATTTAATAGCTTTTATAGTGTAGTATTGCTTGCTTTGTGTCTGATTGCTTTCAGTAATTGTTCGGATAGTGATGACGGAGGAGAAGTTGGCGGTACGGATAATGGAATCACTGCAATTAGCAGTGAAACGGAAAAGACTGTTTCACTTTATGGGGAGACTGTTGAAATCTCATTTACCGCTTCAGGAAAATGGACTCCTTCTTTACAATACTCTACAGGATCGGACTGGGCGGCTATTACTAATACCAGTGGTAGTTCTACTGCCGGTAAAGGAGGATTCAGGGTAAAGGTTGATAAAAATGAAGCCGGACAGAATCGTATATTAACAGTGCTTGTGCAAGTTGAGGGATATAAAACACCTGAAGTTGTATGTACTATAACACAATCAGGATCTGGTGACGTATCTTCTGCGGATATTGCTTTAAATGAATTTATGCATAACTATTTGAAGGAACATTATCTATTCAAGGATGAGTATAATACACTGGAAGTTGATTGCAAAAATGTTTCGTATGATAACTTTTTATCTACCTACCTTTTGAAGATGAAAACAAATACAGAAGATGGAGGAATTTCCCGTGCATATTCTGTGAATGCCGGTCAACGTTATATTTATTCATATATTGAAAAAGTAGGTTCTAGCGATACTCGTGCCACAACTCGTGCTACAAGCATGGTAGGAACAGGATTAGGAACATTTTTTTCTTCCTATATGGCAGATAGAACGACAATCGGTTTGTCTATTGGATATGTATTTGTTGATTCTCCTGCAGCAAAAGCTGGATTAAGACGCGGTGATGTAATTGTTGCTGTGAATGGGGTAACCTTGAATAAAAACAACTATCAGCAATACATGAATGCATTATATTATGCAAGTGGAGGGGAGTCATTCAATATTGGATATAGACGCTATGTGCCTAATGAAGATTTGCAAAAATATGAATTAGTAGATGGAAGTGTTATTTTGACGACAGGTACTTATAATAACAATCCGGTACTTTATTCTATGTTTATAAAAGAAAAAGAAGGTAATTTGAATGTGGCTTACCTTGTTTATCAAGGTTTTGATTTGAATTATGCGGAAGAGTTAAAATATATGATACAGCAGTTCAAAACGGAAGGTATTACCGATTTAATCTTGGATTTACGTTATAATTACGGAGGTGCGGTTGAATTGTCACGCTATTTATCAGCTTCTATTGCAGGTTCTTCACATCGTTCTGATGTTTTCATGAGGATGCAACGTAGTTCTGGTGCAGATGAATATATTCGGTTTGGTGATGGAGATGATTTAGGTTTGAATTCCATACGGATTATCTGTTCGGAAGAGACAGCTTCTTCCAGTGAATTGGTAATTAGTGGATTAAGAGGAATTGATTTCCCTGTAAAACTATTTGGTAGTCGTACTGAAGGAAAAAATGTAGGTATGGAGGTACAAGAGTATAAATATGGTAACTCTTATTACGAATTTGCTCCGATTACTTTCCGTTCGTTCAATGCAAAGGATTGGGGGGATTATGCTGATGGAATTGAACCAGATGTAATGTTGAATAATCAAAATGCAGACTATACGGATGATATTGATAATGCGTTTCCGTATGCTTTTGGAGATTGGGATAACTTCGATTTCAATTTACCGTTATGGTATGCTTTGTGTGATATTCAAGGAGTGGAACCCAATACAGGCAAAGCTAAAGTTCGCAGTGGAAAGATGAAAATGGAACGTCCACAAATGGATGGAATTCAAAGATTACCATCTGTGTCTGTGAAACGCTCGATAGGAACTTTTGGCTCTGTTATTTATAACAAGCCGGAAGTAGAAAACTTATATTAGTAAGACTAAATCTCTTGTGAAATAAATTTTCTCTTAAGTTAAAGGGGATGCTTCTCGATAAGGTGTTAGTGAGGGCATCCCCATTTTGCATTAATTATTAGGCTGTTTTTTAACTATTAAATATATTACGTATGAAAAAAAATCTTATTTTCTGTTTTCTGTTAATATTAATAGGGTGTTCTGAAGAAACACTTGATATTAATTTTAGAGAATCTATTCCAGTCGATGGAATAAATCAGGATGATGTGGTTCCCATTGAAAAAGCAATAAAGGGACTCTATTTAATGATGGATGCCATGCCTGTTAAAACACGTAGCGGTTGTACGAGACAGATTGAAGCTATAAGTGTTTGTGGCGGTAATTCTATAACTCGTAGCAATGGATATTCATTATCAGATACTGTTGCATATGTCGTAAATTTTGCGGATAATCAAGGTTTTGCTGTTTTAGGAGCTCGATACTCTCTTGAACCTATATATGCATTAACAGAGAAGGGTACTCTAGATGCAAAGAAGTTAAATAGTGCCATGATTAATGCATATAGACGAAATATTAATAACGAACCAATAAATACACTTACTAATAATTGGGGAAGAAATAATGAGGTAAGCATTGATTATATATATGATTTATTGGCAGAGTCAATGGTTGTAACTCCACGCATCAAAGTAGATAAAACATATATATATGGAGAATGGGAACCTATATCATACGTTGGACCTTTAGTTGAGGTTAAGTGGAATCAAGGTTATCCATTTAATATGAAAATGGATTATGTCACTTGGAATGGATATACAGCACAAATGTCTGTTGGATGTACTGTTATAGCAGCAGCTCAAATGATGTCTTCTAATCGTCATCCTATGTCTGCACCGGGAGATTCTGCAACTTATCCATGGAATAATTTAAAATTAGTATCGAATTATCTAAATATGAAAAATTATTTTCCTTATTATCCGGATGCTTTGCCTTTACCGGAAAAAAGTGAATATGTTGATCAACTTGCAGATGTTCTCCACCATATTGGTAAATGTTTTAATGTCTTTTTTCATGAGGGAGGAACAGGGGCTACAATAGAAGATGTACTTGCTGGATTAAAATCATTAGACCCTGTTTATTATAAAGATGCAAAATGGGTTACTATTAAAGATAATATGGATAAAATATATAAGTTACTTAATGCTAGTAAACCTGTTTATATAAGAGGTTCTAATATGGGCAATTCTAGTGGGCATGCGTGGATTATAGATGGATATTTAAATTGTGAAAGAGATGTTGTAATAACAGAAACGAGTGGATATAATCCCCCGGTTACTTATACTAGACGCGAACAAGGAACTATGTTGCATTGTAATTGGGGATGGCAGGGGACAGGAGATGGATATTTCCTGCCAGGTATTTTTAATGTTAGTAAACGGGAATTTGTAGATGAAATTATTGATTGTAACATATCACAGTCACTTGTAATGGTAAATTACGGCTATTCAAATGAAATAATAATTTATTAAATACAATAATGTTATGTTTAAGAAAGAAATAATATTAGGAATATTGTGTTTGTTCGCAGCTTGTCATAGTAACGACGAGATAATTGAAGAGCAAGAGTCCCCTAAAAATGAACAACAAGAGCCCAAGGCACGTGTTGATATCATTCTTTCTCATGAAGAACAAGCTATGTCAGAATCAACTAATGATTTTGCATTTCAGCTATTCAAACAAGTATGTGTTTCAGAAAATAGAAAAACAAATATATTCATATCACCTTTCAGTGTATCTCTTTGTCTTTCTATGTCAGCAAATGGAGCAAATGGAAACACGCTTACTGAAATAAAAAAGGTATTGGGCTTTTCTTCTTCTTCTATGGATGAGGTTAATACTTATAATCAGAAACTTATGTCCTCCTTATTAAATATAGACAATACAACTCAAATTGGTATAGCTAATTCTGTTTGGATAAATCAGGGTTTTGTTGTAAAAAACACATTTATTGATATAAATAAATTGAAATATAATGCTTGGGTTGAAAGTTTGGATTTTAGTTCAGCATCTGCAATAGCTACAATAAATGCTTGGTGTGCTAGAAATACTGAAAATCGGCTTGTTGACATAATGGATGAGATATCTCCGGAAGCTCGTTTAATTTTGATTAATGCATTATATTTTAAGGGGAAATGGACTAATCCATTCTCAAAAGAAGTAACAAAAAATGATTTCTTTACAAACATAGATGGAGAACAAGTTAAGGTAGATATGATGTGTCAAGAAGAAAGTTTTCGTTGTATGAACAATGAGAAATTTGCAATAGCTGAATTTCCTTATGGTAATGAAGCATTTAGCATGGTCGTTGTTTTGCCAGTAGAAAATAGTTCATTAGAGGAAAGTTTATTATGGTTATCAAATGATGCTTGGAAACAATGCGAGACGCAAATGTCTTATCAAAAATTACAGGTTAAAATGCCTAAGTTTTCTTTTAAATATCAAAAGCCATTGAATAGTGATATGAGTGTTTTGGGAATGAAAGATGCCTTTATTTTAGGTTTAGCGGATTTTAGAAATATATCGGCATCTGAAAATTTATATCTTAGTTCATTGGAGCAGTTTACTTATTTGGAAGTAAATGAAGAAGGAACTGAAAGTGCAGCTATTACGACAGAAGTTCCTGCCACTTCAACAGGAGATGACAAAGATATAATTCATTTTTTTATGGATCGCCCATTTATATTTATGATAAAAGAAAAGAGTACGGGGCTCATCCTTTTTATGGGACAAGTAACTAAATTATAAAGCTATTATTATGTATTACTGAAACTCCTGATAACGACCTTTGTTTCTGCTTTTTATAATAAAATCTTTTATAATTGGGCGGAAAAATGAAGAAGAACCAGGAGAGAATAAATGTAATATTGCCATTTCTTTAATAGAAGGATGAATTAACCCAAAGAATTAATAGTATGAATACAAATATTTTATATAAGCTAATAATATTCTTAGGAATATTTTGGTTGAGCAGTTGTTCGGATGATGATTCTGAAAGTAAATTAGAATATGAAGTCGTGGATAATGTGATAACTAGTTGGGATATTATACTTTCAAACCATTACGAAGAAACAGTACCTTTAAGTGAATTATTATGTATTGGGGAGAGTGATAAATGTCCTTTGTCTAATACATACATATCAATAGTAAATTATGATTCTGAATATCCGATAGTCATACCGAGAGGTGCCTATCAAGGGAATGAGTATGGATTTTGGATAGATAGACCTGTACCTGCGAGTGAGTCTATAAAGGAAATATTTAATTCTGATTGGTATGCGACTGTTGTAGTACTATATGGTGGTGAAGGAACATACAATTTTGCTGTAAGAATTTACAATCCTACTTTAAACAAATATTTTGTAACCAAGCCATATCAATTGAAAGTATGGAGAGAAGGAGTAGAGGGGGAGTATAAGTGGTTTCGTTCTATTACGCAGGTAAATAATTAATTAACTAAAAAAAAGAATACTATGAATGATAAAAATATGATGAGTTTCTTGTTCTATTGTTTGGTGGCTTCTTTTTGCTTTTCATGCAGTAGCAATCTGGAGGAGTTGGTAATATTCTAATGATGCTTGCTATTTGATAAAATAAGAGTAATAAATAATTAGTAAACAATGTTTTTAGAGAAGAAAAATCAGAGGTGTTGGTTTGAATATATATATGAGATATATGAATATCTGTTTTATCGAACATATATATGGCAGCTTAGATTGTGGGGAGAAAAGCGGTTACCGGAAGTGGCAGGGTTATTACTACCGACTTCATTGTTTACTTTTGTTTTTGTTGGCCCAATAGTTGGAGTATTACATTCATTGGAAGTACCAAACAATGAAGAGTTAGGTATACTTTTGGCTGTTATATTCACTTTTGTTGCTCATAGATTATTTATTAGCGATGGACAATATTTGTCTATTGCTGATAAATATCGTAATGAAACTAAAGAAAAACAACGACAACGTATGAAGCAAGTTTGGATTTTTTTAGCAATAAATCTTATTTGGGTGATATTCTGCATCTTCTTATTCATCAAAGTGATACCCCCGCCATCAAATGCAGATACCTCTAATAAGAATCCTTCTCCAGAATATATAGAGATGCTGAAAGATATAAGAGACCGACGAGCACAATAGAATATAAACAGCGAAATAAATTTGTTGTATAATAGATTATAATTTAGAACTTAGAAAATGAGAATTATTTTATTTTTATTAGTAGGTTGGTACACTATCGGGAATATACAAGCACAAATCAAGGAGCCTGTAAAGTTCAAAAATGAGTTGAAAATGACCTCTGAAACGGAAGCGGAAATCGTGTTTACCGCTTCGATAGAGAAAGGATGGCATGTATACTCGACTGGACTAGGGGATGATGGGCCTATTTCCGCTACTTTCAACATCAATGCGAGTAGTCATGTAGAAACAGTGGGTAAATTACAACCTGTTGGAAAAGAAATCAGCATCTATGATAAGATGTTCGAGATGAACGTGCGTTATTTTGAAGATACGGTACAGTTTATCCAAAAAGTGAGATTTACAGGAAATGATTACTTTATAGAAGGGTTTCTGGAGTTTGGGGCTTGTAATGATGAGAGCTGTTTACCTCCGACTCAAATTCCTTTTCAATATGGGAAAAAAGCAGAAGCAGATATAGCAGTTGCAAAAGAAGAGGAAGAGAGGCCGGCAAATGTGCTAGAGAAGCAATCGGAAAGTGATCTTTGGAAGCCGGTTATTAATGAACTGCAAGAGTTGGGGGAAGAACATTCTCAAGAGGATAAATCTTGGCTGTATGTCTTTGTCACCGGATTTCTTGGCGGTTTATTGGCTTTGTTTACTCCTTGTGTATGGCCGATTATTCCTATGACTGTGAGTTTCTTCCTGAAAAGAAACAAAGACAAGAAGAAAGGGATTCGGGATGCATGGACTTATGGTGCTTCGATTGTGGTGATTTATGTAACACTGGGATTAGCAATTACTTTAATATTTGGTGCTAGTGCATTGAACGCTTTATCAACGAATGCCGTATTCAATATTCTTTTTTTCTTGATGCTGATTATTTTTGCTGCTTCTTTCTTTGGGGCATTTGAACTTACTTTGCCTTCTAAATGGAGTAATGCTGTGGATAGCAAAGCGGAAGCGACGAGTGGGCTGCTAAGTATTTTTCTGATGGCATTTACGTTATCTCTGGTGTCTTTCTCTTGTACAGGGCCGATTATCGGCTTTCTGCTCGTACAGGTTTCTACAACTGGTAGCGTGATTGCTCCTGCTATCGGAATGTTAGGCTTTGCCATCGCTTTGGCTTTACCATTCACACTGTTTGCTCTTTTTCCTTCGTGGCTGAAATCAATGCCTAAGTCAGGAGGGTGGATGAATGTAATTAAAGTGACATTGGGCTTTCTGGAACTGGCTTTTGCCTTGAAATTCTTGTCGGTTGCGGATTTAGCTTATGGCTGGAGAATTTTGGATAGGGAAACCTTCCTTGCATTATGGATTGTGATTTTCGGACTGATGGGGTTATATCTGTTAGGAAAGATCAAGTTTCCGCATGACGGTGATGAAAGTAGGGTAGGCGTAGCCCGCTTCTTTCTTGCACTTGTCTCTTTAGCGTTTGCTGTGTATATGATCCCCGGACTTTGGGGAGCACCTTTGAAAGCTGTCAGTGCATTTGCTCCTCCTGTGATGACACAGGACTTTAATCTATATTCGAATGAGGTTCACCCCAGATTCAAGGACTATGATATTGGGATGGAGTATGCACGGCAACAGGGAATGCCTGTGATGGTCGACTTTACCGGATATGGTTGTGTGAATTGTCGTAAGATGGAGGCGGCAGTATGGACAGATAGTAAGGTAGGCGGTATCATCAATGATAAATATGTGCTTATCTCTTTGTATGTAGATGATAAGACTCCATTGAATGAGCCGCTCAAAGTAACGGAAAATGGAACGGAACGTACCTTACGCTCGGTAGGGGATAAATGGAGCTATCTGCAACGTGTGAAGTTTGGAGCAAATGCACAGCCTTTTTATGTATTGCTGGATAATGAAGGTTATCCGTTGAATAAGTCGTATGCATATAATGAAGATATTACTTCTTATATTGAGTTTTTACAGAAAGGATTGGAACATTACGTAAAATGAATTTAGTCATTGATTCTCTTTTTAACCTGGACTTGTGATCGATAGGATTAGAAAAGGAATTTGTTTTTAGGTAGTGGGACCGGCATACAAAGCGTGACTTTGTTTGCCGGTCTTTTTTATGCTCCCTTGTCCCTCTGCTTGTCGCTTTTTTCCAGGTATTGGGTTGATTATTTGCTATAAATACTGTTTGTAGGCTCTGTAGTGCCGATAATCGCTTGTCGTTTCATGTCCGTTGAATATGTCGCATCTTTGCATTGTTAACGTTAGCGAAGTAATTATTAAACAGTATTCATTTAAAAAAAGAAAAGTATTATGGCAATTAGATTTAAAAGAGTTCAACGTCTGTGTGATCCGACCAACAAAGAGGCAGGAAAGAAAGTGTATCCGGTGATTTCTTATCAATATGATACGAGCGCTACACTGGATGAGTTTGCAAAAGAAATCTCTTCTACTTCCGGTGTAAGTGAGGGTGAAACAATTAGTGTATTGAAAGATTTTCGTACACTTCTACGTAAGACATTACTTTCGGGCCGTTCAGTGAACATTAAGGGATTGGGTTACTTTTTCCTTTCAGCTCAAAGCAAAGGAACGGAAAAGGCAGAAGACTTTACTGTATCCGACATCAGTGGTCTGCGGGTTTGTTTTCGTGCGAATTCGGATATCCGTCTCTTTACGGGAACTTCGACGCGTTCGGATGGATTGAAGTTTAAGGATTTGGATCATATCAACGACTCAAGTATCATCGACGGTGATTCAGGCGAAGGAGGCGAAGCACCGGATCCTGACGGAGGTGCAGGAGGTAATGGTGAAGCACCCGATCCGGCAGCTTGATAAACGGAAAGTCGGGAATTAGCGATTTTGTATGGAATGGGGCTTCGGCCTCATTCTTTCTTTATAACTACATAAATAGATCAATATGCAAATAACTACAATCCTTGCTTTTATTACTGCTATGGGTGGTTTGGAAGCGGTGAAATGGATGGTGAGATATATCTCTTGCCGGAAAACGGATGCACGGAAAGAAGAGGCAGACGTGAGCAGTCTGGAAGAAGAAAATCGTCGTAAAAAGGTGGATTGGCTGGAAGATCGCCTGGCACAGCGGGACGAGAAAATAGACGGGCTTTATATCGAGCTTCGCAAGGAGCAGGAAGAGAAGATCGACTGGATACATAAATGCCATGAGGTGGAGTTGGCACAGAAAGAGTCGGAGGTGAAAAAGTGTGAGATCAGAGGGTGTGTGAAGCGCATTCCTCCTTCGGAATATTAATGAGGTTAGTTGATAAAAATAAAATGTCATGAGAAAGATAGATTCTATTATAGTGCATTGCTCGGCTACAAAAGCCGGACAGGATTTTACCGCCGCAGATATTGACCGTTGGCACCGGGAACGTGGGTTCAATGGTATCGGTTATCATTATGTTATCCGTCTGGACGGAAGACTGGAGAAAGGAAGGGAGATTGATTTGGCAGGAGCGCATTGTAAAGGTTGGAATGAGCGAAGTGTCGGGATCTGTTATATCGGGGGACTGGATGAGAACGGACATCCGGCAGATACCCGGACAAATGCTCAAAAACGTGTACTTTATCAAGTAATAATGGATTTGCAACGGCAATATGCTATTCTTCAGGTATTGGGACACCGGGATACTTCGCCGGATTTGAATGGAGACGGGGTGATCGAACCTTATGAATATGTGAAAGCGTGTCCTTGTTTTGATGTGAGGGAGTTT includes:
- a CDS encoding C10 family peptidase, producing the protein MKKNLIFCFLLILIGCSEETLDINFRESIPVDGINQDDVVPIEKAIKGLYLMMDAMPVKTRSGCTRQIEAISVCGGNSITRSNGYSLSDTVAYVVNFADNQGFAVLGARYSLEPIYALTEKGTLDAKKLNSAMINAYRRNINNEPINTLTNNWGRNNEVSIDYIYDLLAESMVVTPRIKVDKTYIYGEWEPISYVGPLVEVKWNQGYPFNMKMDYVTWNGYTAQMSVGCTVIAAAQMMSSNRHPMSAPGDSATYPWNNLKLVSNYLNMKNYFPYYPDALPLPEKSEYVDQLADVLHHIGKCFNVFFHEGGTGATIEDVLAGLKSLDPVYYKDAKWVTIKDNMDKIYKLLNASKPVYIRGSNMGNSSGHAWIIDGYLNCERDVVITETSGYNPPVTYTRREQGTMLHCNWGWQGTGDGYFLPGIFNVSKREFVDEIIDCNISQSLVMVNYGYSNEIIIY
- a CDS encoding HU family DNA-binding protein, with the translated sequence MAIRFKRVQRLCDPTNKEAGKKVYPVISYQYDTSATLDEFAKEISSTSGVSEGETISVLKDFRTLLRKTLLSGRSVNIKGLGYFFLSAQSKGTEKAEDFTVSDISGLRVCFRANSDIRLFTGTSTRSDGLKFKDLDHINDSSIIDGDSGEGGEAPDPDGGAGGNGEAPDPAA
- a CDS encoding PL29 family lyase N-terminal domain-containing protein yields the protein MRRKYFLCSMGKYVCFLAVCVVMLSSCYNDDDLKNSISGLEDRMDKLEASLQSVQTDISTLKTLTDALSQNKSIASVLENEDGSYTIKFSDKTEVTIRNGENGEDAPQITVIKNEEDGIYYWGITSIDGKKTFLKDGEGKMMPVTAAAPKIRINTNTKEWEISTDGGKTWEPTGVYASGEGTGDTSLFSGVSQDDDYAYFTLKDGTILKLSKSKELKCDILSGKQYFTNGEEKLISVEMSGISKYTVTKPDGWKASLTGKGLTITAPVAENQYAETSGKVAIMAVASNGQSIIAEIPVIIGDAPIVISTVGQTVSTTLTNGIEMYYLGVLEINEYSAESVAELVNGYTARMYMKTEPLDKMPLAELIGKDPEAGKTYMIWAVPPFEAGSVCLPDDVIATVIKIAPTVELKISNITFEGATVSAIRKGCDVFYTGILDKSNYSPEGVIDDLAYGGGTKQYSDYNGPLEGKVLDFLPKVIPGTTYVLWAIPYKEEKGYRTEELVAVEIPVPALTYDGTATINISGVVTTVSSVSATITPGTDCYKFYYSYMKEQTLANYSTDKEVISYLIKNGDSSKEAKNFERASLEPGTKGFFIAVALNDKGQLGALVKVQADSKEISYNSSISVDVAIEAGTVSATLTLTPTGNPVKFRYVHMKLSDFKSYPYWGNEETVKQALIMNDNVTEIVAAELKNHQLVIEDIAFNSEYVLFMIAVDADGNPSSSVTKKEYTSAKPTYVRKERDADLWNASVPEVTIDKIEKDKFYTVSYTVKPKSACKVFYVFAGPADYLTGMYDEQIRYVMQNGVKQTTTYSGSTYGTLPTNINVTWIDEEGRFYEVSKTVVDAPTQ
- a CDS encoding protein-disulfide reductase DsbD family protein; the encoded protein is MRIILFLLVGWYTIGNIQAQIKEPVKFKNELKMTSETEAEIVFTASIEKGWHVYSTGLGDDGPISATFNINASSHVETVGKLQPVGKEISIYDKMFEMNVRYFEDTVQFIQKVRFTGNDYFIEGFLEFGACNDESCLPPTQIPFQYGKKAEADIAVAKEEEERPANVLEKQSESDLWKPVINELQELGEEHSQEDKSWLYVFVTGFLGGLLALFTPCVWPIIPMTVSFFLKRNKDKKKGIRDAWTYGASIVVIYVTLGLAITLIFGASALNALSTNAVFNILFFLMLIIFAASFFGAFELTLPSKWSNAVDSKAEATSGLLSIFLMAFTLSLVSFSCTGPIIGFLLVQVSTTGSVIAPAIGMLGFAIALALPFTLFALFPSWLKSMPKSGGWMNVIKVTLGFLELAFALKFLSVADLAYGWRILDRETFLALWIVIFGLMGLYLLGKIKFPHDGDESRVGVARFFLALVSLAFAVYMIPGLWGAPLKAVSAFAPPVMTQDFNLYSNEVHPRFKDYDIGMEYARQQGMPVMVDFTGYGCVNCRKMEAAVWTDSKVGGIINDKYVLISLYVDDKTPLNEPLKVTENGTERTLRSVGDKWSYLQRVKFGANAQPFYVLLDNEGYPLNKSYAYNEDITSYIEFLQKGLEHYVK
- a CDS encoding serpin family protein gives rise to the protein MFKKEIILGILCLFAACHSNDEIIEEQESPKNEQQEPKARVDIILSHEEQAMSESTNDFAFQLFKQVCVSENRKTNIFISPFSVSLCLSMSANGANGNTLTEIKKVLGFSSSSMDEVNTYNQKLMSSLLNIDNTTQIGIANSVWINQGFVVKNTFIDINKLKYNAWVESLDFSSASAIATINAWCARNTENRLVDIMDEISPEARLILINALYFKGKWTNPFSKEVTKNDFFTNIDGEQVKVDMMCQEESFRCMNNEKFAIAEFPYGNEAFSMVVVLPVENSSLEESLLWLSNDAWKQCETQMSYQKLQVKMPKFSFKYQKPLNSDMSVLGMKDAFILGLADFRNISASENLYLSSLEQFTYLEVNEEGTESAAITTEVPATSTGDDKDIIHFFMDRPFIFMIKEKSTGLILFMGQVTKL
- a CDS encoding S41 family peptidase: MKNLFNSFYSVVLLALCLIAFSNCSDSDDGGEVGGTDNGITAISSETEKTVSLYGETVEISFTASGKWTPSLQYSTGSDWAAITNTSGSSTAGKGGFRVKVDKNEAGQNRILTVLVQVEGYKTPEVVCTITQSGSGDVSSADIALNEFMHNYLKEHYLFKDEYNTLEVDCKNVSYDNFLSTYLLKMKTNTEDGGISRAYSVNAGQRYIYSYIEKVGSSDTRATTRATSMVGTGLGTFFSSYMADRTTIGLSIGYVFVDSPAAKAGLRRGDVIVAVNGVTLNKNNYQQYMNALYYASGGESFNIGYRRYVPNEDLQKYELVDGSVILTTGTYNNNPVLYSMFIKEKEGNLNVAYLVYQGFDLNYAEELKYMIQQFKTEGITDLILDLRYNYGGAVELSRYLSASIAGSSHRSDVFMRMQRSSGADEYIRFGDGDDLGLNSIRIICSEETASSSELVISGLRGIDFPVKLFGSRTEGKNVGMEVQEYKYGNSYYEFAPITFRSFNAKDWGDYADGIEPDVMLNNQNADYTDDIDNAFPYAFGDWDNFDFNLPLWYALCDIQGVEPNTGKAKVRSGKMKMERPQMDGIQRLPSVSVKRSIGTFGSVIYNKPEVENLY